The DNA window AGCGCGAAATCTACGAAGAGGGCCTGGACCGGCTCAACATCGGCGTCATCGTGCTTGACGAGCGCCGCCAACTGCTGCGGGCCAACCCGGTCGCCTGCCACATGCTCAACGGTGGCGACGGCGTCAGGCTGGTCGAGCGCCAGCTCGAGGGTTGCACCCCGGCCGACACGCGCGACTTGCGCCGCTTGCTGGACAGCGCGCACGAGTATCCGGGAACGGTGACGGCGATGTCCCTGAGCCGGCCGCAGGGCCGGCGCAAACTGGCCGCCGTGGTGCGCAGCATCCCGTTGCTGGAGGAGTCCGAGGCACGGGCGCAGCCGGCGTACGCCGTCTTCCTGCGCGACCCGGACGCGCTGGCCATCGCCGCGCAGGACATCGCGCGCCAGTTGTTCGACTTCACGCCGGCCGAGGCCAATCTGGCCATCGAACTGGTCAACGGCCTGAGCCTCGACGAGGCCGCCGAGAAGCTCGGCATTCGCCGCAACACGGTGCGCGCCCACCTACGCGCCATTTTCTCCAAGGCCGGCGTCACCCGGCAAAGCGAACTGGTGCGGATCTTGTTGAACGGCGTTTTAGGCCTTTCCTACGCGGAAAAATAGCGCCGCCCACGTCCGCCGTCGTATGACCACTGGTCCGAATGGACGATGTCCCGTCACGCGCGAAGCGTGACCATCATGACACTGCCCCACAATAACAAGGAGATGACCATGATGAGACACAAGCGCCGCCAAGGCCTATTGAAGCTGCTCGCGATGCACCAGCAAGCCAGCGTGGAGGAGCTGGGCGGCCTGCTCCACACCTCGATCTGCACCGTGCGGCGCGACATCGCGTGGCTCGAACAGCAAAAATTGCTGCGGCGCGTGCGCGGCGGCGCCGCCCATCTGCCCAACGAGGAGCGGGCGTTCGGCGACGGCGGCCCGACCTTCCATGAAAACATCGACACCGCCAGCGCCCAAAAGCGCGCCATCGCCCGGCGCGCGGCCGCGATGTGCGGCCACAGCGGTTCGATCATCATCAACGGCGGCACCACCACCTATATGATGGCCGAGTTCCTGACCGACACCAAACTCAAGATATTGACCAATTCCTTTCCGATGGCCGCGCAACTGAGCCGCTCCAGCGACAACGAGGTGTCGCTCACCGGCGGCAAGGTCTACCGTGAGCAGAATGTCGTGCTCAGCCCGTTCGAGAATCTGGTCAGCCAGCATCATTACGCCGCCCGGATGTTCCTCGGGGTGCACGGCATCTCGGAGCGCGGCCTGTTCGAGGACGACCCCTTGCTGATCCGGGCCGAAACGCAGCTGATCTCGCAGGCCGAGGAACTGATCGTGCTGGCCGACAGCTCCAAGTTCGCGTCCCGGGCCGGCCTCGTCCTGTGCGCCCTGAACCGCGTCAAGTGTGTGATCACCGACACCGGCGCGCCGGTGGAAGCGCTGCGTTCGCTTGAGCGTGCCGGCGTCGAGGTCGTCATGGTGGCGCCGGAGCCCTTGGCGCCCGTTGCCGCCCACTGAATCGGGCGCCGCGCTCAATCATGCGGGGCGGCTGGCCCCGCGCCAATCCGCCCCGCGTACATCAGCTCAAGGCAGTATCGACATTTTGGGCAGCCGCATTGCCGCGCTCAATACGCGGTCGCCGGCGTGGCGGCCGACCACCACCTGGTAGCTGCCGGGCGCCAGTTGCCAGCGCCGCGCGGCGGTGTCGAAGTTGGCCACCGTGCGCGGATCGATCTTGACCGACACCTGGCGCGATTCGCCCGGCTTGAGCGTCACCCGGCCCCATCCCACCAACCTGGAGATGGGCTTGCCGTCGCGGCCCGGCACGGCCATGTAGACTTGCGGCGTGTCGGTGCCGGCGCGCTTGCCGGTGTTCTTGACCGTGAAGCTGAGCGTGAGCGGGTCCTTGCCGCCGGTGCGCAATTGCTGGTAACCGAAGCTGGTATAGGACAGCCCGTAGCCGAAGGGGAACAGCGGCTGTTTGCCGGTACGTTCGAACCAGCGGTAGCCGACGTCGGCGCCTTCGATGTCATAGTCGACCTCGAATTCCTTCAGTCCCGCAGCCAGACCATAGGTGACCTCGCCCTTGGCATTGGTTTTCTCGGCCAGGCCGGGAATGACGGGACGGGGCAGCTGGTCTTCGCCGCGCGGGAAGGTGAGTGGCAAGCGTCCGGCCGCGTCGGTTTCGCCGGTCAGCACGGCGGCGATGGCGTCGCCGCCAGCCGCGCCCGGATACCACGCCGCCAGCACCGCGCCGACCTGATCGAGCCATGGCATGAGCACCGGTCCGCCCGTTTCCAGCACCACCACCGTGCCGGGGTTGGCCGCCGAGACGGTGCGAATCAGCTCATCCTGCTTGCCCGGCAGCGCCAGGTTGGGCACGTCCTCGCCCTCGGTGGTCCACTGCTCGGCGAAGACGATGGCGACGTCGCTGGTCCTGGCCAGTTCGGCGGCCGCCGCCGCATCTTCGCCGCTGGCGTAGCGGATGGTCGCGCCGGGCATGCGTTTGACCAGCGCGGCGAGCGGCGCGTTGGGGAAATAGGTGATGCGCGAGAACGCTGACGCGAAACCGCTTGGCTTGATTTCCAGCGCGGGACCGCCGACCGGCCGTACCTGCGACGAGCCGCCGCCGGACAGCACGCCGATGTCGGCGTGGGCGCCGATGACGGCGATCGTCTTGAGCTTGCCCGCCAGCGGCAGTAGCTGGCCGGTGTTTTTTAGCAGGACGGCGCCGGCGGCGGCCGCCTGCTCGCTGACTTGCGCGTGCGCTGCGTAGTCGATGCTTTGCGGCGCATCCGGCACCGGGCGGTCCATCAGGCCGGTGGCGTACATGCTGCGCACGATGCGGTAGGCCATCTCCCGGATGCGTTCCGGGCTGACCTCGCCTGCGGCGACGGCCGCCTTCAGCGGGTCGCCGAAATACGGCTTGGCGTCCAAAATGTAGCCGGACTGGTGGTCGAGCCCGGCCAGCGCGGCCGGCGCGGCGCTGTGCACGGCGCCCCAGTCCGACTGCACCCATCCCGGATAGCCCCAGTCGCCCTTGAGCACCTGGTTAAGCAGGAAATCGTGCTCGCACGCATAAATGCCATTGATGCGGTTGTAACCGCACATGACGGCGGCCGGCTTGCCGATCTCGATCGCCAGCTGGAACGCCAGCAGATCCGTTTCGCGCAGCGCCGCTTCGCCGATCTTCGCGCTC is part of the Oxalobacteraceae bacterium OTU3CAMAD1 genome and encodes:
- a CDS encoding DeoR/GlpR family DNA-binding transcription regulator, producing the protein MMRHKRRQGLLKLLAMHQQASVEELGGLLHTSICTVRRDIAWLEQQKLLRRVRGGAAHLPNEERAFGDGGPTFHENIDTASAQKRAIARRAAAMCGHSGSIIINGGTTTYMMAEFLTDTKLKILTNSFPMAAQLSRSSDNEVSLTGGKVYREQNVVLSPFENLVSQHHYAARMFLGVHGISERGLFEDDPLLIRAETQLISQAEELIVLADSSKFASRAGLVLCALNRVKCVITDTGAPVEALRSLERAGVEVVMVAPEPLAPVAAH
- a CDS encoding beta-glucosidase; the encoded protein is MKKPIPSAMALAAALLIAAGARAGEAPATPEQRARALTDQLTSDEQFSLLRSYFPAFQKKLPPDAIIGAGYIPGVPRLGLPSLRETDAGMGVANLLNKRVDDVATSLPSALALAASWDLDLAYHGGAMIGAEARAKGFNVLLAGSVNLVRDPRNGRNFEYHGEDALLSGRMAGHAIRGVQSNQILSTVKHYVINDQETGRNVLSAKIGEAALRETDLLAFQLAIEIGKPAAVMCGYNRINGIYACEHDFLLNQVLKGDWGYPGWVQSDWGAVHSAAPAALAGLDHQSGYILDAKPYFGDPLKAAVAAGEVSPERIREMAYRIVRSMYATGLMDRPVPDAPQSIDYAAHAQVSEQAAAAGAVLLKNTGQLLPLAGKLKTIAVIGAHADIGVLSGGGSSQVRPVGGPALEIKPSGFASAFSRITYFPNAPLAALVKRMPGATIRYASGEDAAAAAELARTSDVAIVFAEQWTTEGEDVPNLALPGKQDELIRTVSAANPGTVVVLETGGPVLMPWLDQVGAVLAAWYPGAAGGDAIAAVLTGETDAAGRLPLTFPRGEDQLPRPVIPGLAEKTNAKGEVTYGLAAGLKEFEVDYDIEGADVGYRWFERTGKQPLFPFGYGLSYTSFGYQQLRTGGKDPLTLSFTVKNTGKRAGTDTPQVYMAVPGRDGKPISRLVGWGRVTLKPGESRQVSVKIDPRTVANFDTAARRWQLAPGSYQVVVGRHAGDRVLSAAMRLPKMSILP
- a CDS encoding LuxR C-terminal-related transcriptional regulator, with product MNQLLALPVGGVVSDGGADLLNRVILAIYHSVQEREPWRGCLELLVEYFQVTNATFVLRPSTALDLGYLVCMPSHAKTELEYRSTWYKLDPFLELPPEQVLTIADVMGEDQWLACEFNRDFLRPLMASHSGGVMGVNITTRAGTVSRLRLHRTRDLPPFTGEEKARLAVLVPHIKQAMTLAAQVNRNESEREIYEEGLDRLNIGVIVLDERRQLLRANPVACHMLNGGDGVRLVERQLEGCTPADTRDLRRLLDSAHEYPGTVTAMSLSRPQGRRKLAAVVRSIPLLEESEARAQPAYAVFLRDPDALAIAAQDIARQLFDFTPAEANLAIELVNGLSLDEAAEKLGIRRNTVRAHLRAIFSKAGVTRQSELVRILLNGVLGLSYAEK